One region of Rhodophyticola sp. CCM32 genomic DNA includes:
- a CDS encoding YhdP family protein, with translation MVSSLLILIPVIMVMALIWMAMDRVLRLPDWVQSRIEARLDQAMAANQIQVGDIGLALRDGGVTPHIVLSDVVMWEGDVLRARFPDVTVDINGRALLRGDLRPYRAEVSGAGMRIGRDAQGRLDLALGDAGAAEAGDLTETLARIDRMFAQPIFDDLQEIQGHGLELVLDDEMTGRVIRAHNANLRLERKGTALTLIMGGQVEGSRDAELSLAVSRNPDLGHTDMRVQFQNMGARDVAAITPALAWLDLMRAPISGALTTRLTDDGTIGDLSGALDIGQGQINLGEGIDPIPFMSLSAYFEYDAQAGRLAFSALNVDAPALKFNATGHADLMPDGTSYVGQFQFTGIEAAPDAMFEAPLQIEGGAMDMRLSLQPFIRLELGQVVLFNGPLQVMAHGEIMAGPEGLNTRIDASIPEIAAADVLPYWPTESVPNTRRWLETNLIAGTLRNVSFAFRQAVDGVPTHMLRLDFDDTTLRALRHMPPIEGARGYVSLTGPRFVMSLSAGQVTSPLGGAVELAGSTMVIEDVRPRGPDTRFDLRVAGALPDVLDLLELPPVNLFAGGALSAESLATGQAALHGQLDLPLRNQVPFEALAFDVTGQLTDVRSESLIEGRVLSADTLQVEVVPDRVSISGRADLDGVTATGRWSRALGPDADGRSRLEGTGVLSAATLDAFGVVLPDGFVTGSAGADFVLDLGAGDSPPDLVLTSDLSGLGLRLAPLSWSASQGQTGRLAATVRLGATPGVTSLELAVAGLDLQGSVSLRDSGGLDRLTATRFRLGNWLDVTGALVGRGAGRAPSVEITGGSFDLRQAPSLGGAGRSGAGSGPFSVRLDRVQIAEGLALRSVTADMTTTGGLSGQFQGDVNDAVPISGTLVTTANGVAVRIRSDNGGAVLRAAGLYENAYGGDMELVMQPTGQTGSYDGQVTLSGPRLRNAPAMAELLNIISVVGLLEQLGGTGINLGEVEARFRLSPRAIVIDRGTAVGPSMGISMDGVYDIANRQFDMQGVVSPFYVVNGVLGALFAPRREGLFGFSYRLTGTPENTRVTVNPLSILTPGIFREIFRRPPPELSQ, from the coding sequence AGCGATGTGGTCATGTGGGAGGGTGACGTGCTGCGGGCGCGGTTCCCGGACGTGACGGTGGATATAAACGGGCGCGCGCTTCTGCGGGGGGATTTGCGGCCCTACCGCGCCGAGGTGAGCGGGGCGGGCATGCGGATCGGGCGGGATGCGCAGGGGCGGCTTGATCTCGCGCTTGGCGACGCCGGCGCGGCCGAAGCCGGTGACCTGACCGAAACGCTTGCCCGGATCGACCGGATGTTCGCACAGCCGATTTTCGATGATCTGCAGGAAATCCAGGGCCATGGACTGGAACTGGTGCTGGATGACGAGATGACCGGCCGGGTGATACGCGCCCATAATGCCAATCTGCGTCTGGAACGCAAAGGCACGGCTTTGACCCTGATCATGGGCGGGCAGGTGGAAGGGTCCCGCGACGCGGAACTGTCTCTGGCGGTGTCTCGGAACCCTGATCTGGGCCATACGGATATGCGGGTGCAGTTCCAGAATATGGGTGCCCGTGATGTGGCCGCAATTACCCCCGCACTGGCCTGGCTTGACCTGATGCGCGCACCGATTTCAGGCGCCTTGACCACGCGTCTCACCGATGATGGCACGATTGGCGATCTGAGCGGGGCGCTGGATATCGGTCAGGGGCAGATCAATCTGGGCGAAGGTATTGACCCGATCCCCTTCATGTCGCTGAGCGCTTATTTCGAGTATGATGCGCAGGCCGGGCGGTTGGCGTTCTCGGCCTTGAACGTGGATGCTCCGGCACTGAAATTCAACGCAACGGGCCATGCGGATCTGATGCCTGACGGCACCAGCTATGTGGGCCAGTTCCAGTTCACCGGGATCGAGGCCGCGCCCGATGCCATGTTCGAGGCCCCGCTTCAGATCGAGGGCGGGGCGATGGATATGCGCCTGTCGTTGCAGCCTTTCATACGGCTGGAACTGGGGCAGGTCGTGCTGTTCAACGGCCCTTTGCAGGTTATGGCCCATGGAGAGATCATGGCTGGGCCGGAGGGGCTCAACACCCGGATTGATGCGTCCATCCCCGAGATCGCGGCCGCCGATGTTCTGCCCTACTGGCCGACCGAAAGTGTTCCCAATACCCGCCGCTGGCTGGAGACAAACCTGATTGCTGGCACCCTGCGCAATGTCTCTTTCGCATTTCGACAGGCGGTGGATGGCGTTCCCACCCATATGCTGCGGCTGGATTTCGACGACACGACCCTGCGCGCCCTGCGTCACATGCCGCCGATTGAAGGCGCGCGGGGGTATGTCTCGCTGACCGGGCCGCGATTTGTGATGTCGCTGAGCGCGGGGCAGGTGACCTCGCCGCTTGGCGGTGCGGTTGAACTGGCAGGTTCCACCATGGTGATCGAGGATGTGCGCCCGCGCGGGCCCGACACCCGGTTTGATCTGCGCGTGGCTGGCGCGTTGCCTGATGTGCTTGACCTGCTGGAACTGCCGCCGGTGAACCTGTTTGCCGGCGGGGCCCTGTCGGCAGAGAGTCTGGCAACGGGTCAGGCGGCACTGCATGGGCAGTTAGATCTGCCATTGCGCAATCAAGTGCCGTTCGAGGCGCTGGCATTTGATGTGACCGGGCAACTGACCGATGTCCGGTCCGAAAGCCTGATCGAGGGCCGTGTGTTGAGCGCGGACACCCTGCAGGTGGAGGTTGTACCTGACCGTGTGTCCATCAGCGGACGCGCAGATCTGGACGGGGTTACGGCCACGGGCAGATGGAGCCGTGCCCTGGGTCCCGATGCTGATGGCCGCAGTCGACTGGAAGGGACCGGTGTTCTGTCCGCAGCGACCCTGGACGCTTTTGGGGTCGTCTTGCCCGACGGGTTTGTGACCGGTTCTGCCGGGGCAGATTTTGTGCTTGATCTGGGGGCGGGTGACAGCCCCCCCGATCTGGTTCTGACCTCGGATCTGTCTGGTCTGGGCCTGCGTCTTGCACCGCTGTCATGGAGCGCATCACAGGGACAAACCGGGCGTTTGGCGGCAACTGTCCGGCTGGGCGCGACCCCCGGTGTGACCTCCCTTGAACTGGCCGTGGCCGGGCTTGATCTGCAAGGGTCTGTCAGTCTGCGCGACAGCGGCGGGCTTGATCGGCTGACCGCAACCCGGTTTCGCCTGGGCAACTGGCTGGATGTGACCGGGGCGCTGGTGGGGCGTGGCGCGGGCCGTGCGCCCTCGGTCGAGATCACCGGCGGCAGCTTTGATCTGCGGCAGGCCCCTTCTTTGGGCGGGGCGGGGAGATCGGGCGCCGGTAGCGGGCCGTTCAGTGTGCGCCTGGACCGGGTGCAGATCGCCGAAGGGCTGGCGCTGCGATCGGTCACTGCGGATATGACCACGACCGGCGGGCTTTCGGGCCAGTTTCAGGGCGATGTGAATGATGCGGTTCCGATCAGCGGAACCCTGGTCACAACCGCCAATGGCGTGGCGGTTCGGATACGATCCGATAATGGCGGCGCGGTTCTGCGCGCGGCGGGGCTTTATGAAAACGCCTATGGCGGCGATATGGAACTGGTGATGCAGCCCACGGGGCAGACCGGGTCTTATGACGGGCAAGTGACACTTTCTGGCCCGCGTCTGCGCAATGCGCCCGCCATGGCCGAACTGCTGAACATAATCTCGGTGGTGGGTCTTCTGGAACAGCTTGGCGGCACGGGCATCAATCTGGGCGAGGTCGAGGCCCGGTTCCGCCTGTCACCGCGCGCGATTGTCATTGACCGGGGCACCGCTGTCGGACCTTCCATGGGCATCTCTATGGATGGGGTTTACGATATCGCCAACCGGCAGTTTGACATGCAGGGTGTTGTCTCGCCGTTTTATGTGGTGAACGGTGTGTTGGGGGCATTGTTTGCGCCCCGCCGCGAGGGGTTGTTCGGTTTCAGCTACCGGTTGACCGGCACGCCCGAAAATACCCGGGTTACCGTGAACCCGCTGTCCATCCTGACCCCCGGCATCTTTCGCGAGATCTTCCGCCGCCCGCCACCGGAGCTGAGCCAGTGA
- the queA gene encoding tRNA preQ1(34) S-adenosylmethionine ribosyltransferase-isomerase QueA, with translation MKLSDFDFDLPEHLIATRPARPRSSARLLLAEGAKTQDRTVSDLPGILRPGDRLVLNDTRVIPARLTGLRLRDTGEEVVKARVEVTLLEPQANGSWSALAKPLRKLAIGETVVFSGDLSAEVTGLQGGLRLRFNLTGPDFDAALNAAGAMPLPPYIAGKRPADARDHEDYQTIWARRSGAVAAPTASLHFDEPLLAGLRAKGVTMSFVTLHVGAGTFLPVTVEDVTTHRMHAEWGEISAEAAADITATRAAGGRIIPVGTTALRLIETAAGADGQLAAWQGDTDIFIYPGYRFKIADALMTNFHLPKSTLMMLVSALMGAGRIREIYAHAIDHEYRFFSYGDASLLIPSQM, from the coding sequence GTGAAGCTGAGTGATTTTGATTTCGACCTGCCTGAGCATCTGATTGCCACCCGGCCTGCGCGGCCCCGGTCTTCGGCCCGGTTGCTGCTGGCCGAGGGGGCGAAGACGCAGGACCGTACAGTCTCGGATCTGCCGGGTATCCTGCGTCCGGGCGACCGGCTGGTGCTGAACGACACAAGGGTGATCCCTGCGCGGCTGACCGGGCTGCGGTTGCGCGACACAGGCGAGGAGGTGGTGAAAGCCAGGGTCGAGGTGACCCTGCTGGAGCCGCAGGCCAATGGCAGCTGGTCGGCCCTGGCCAAGCCGCTGCGAAAACTGGCAATCGGCGAAACCGTGGTGTTCTCGGGCGATCTGTCGGCTGAAGTCACCGGGTTGCAGGGCGGGCTGCGCCTGCGTTTCAACCTGACTGGCCCGGATTTCGATGCGGCCCTGAATGCGGCGGGGGCGATGCCACTGCCACCTTATATCGCGGGCAAACGGCCTGCGGATGCCCGGGACCACGAGGATTATCAGACGATCTGGGCCCGGCGCAGTGGCGCGGTTGCGGCGCCCACGGCCAGCCTGCATTTCGACGAGCCGTTGCTGGCGGGGCTGCGCGCCAAAGGCGTCACGATGAGCTTTGTGACCCTGCATGTGGGGGCGGGCACCTTTCTGCCGGTCACGGTGGAGGATGTCACCACCCACCGGATGCATGCGGAATGGGGCGAGATCAGCGCCGAAGCCGCCGCCGATATCACCGCGACCCGTGCCGCGGGCGGGCGGATCATTCCCGTGGGCACCACTGCCCTGCGCCTGATTGAGACGGCGGCGGGCGCGGATGGCCAACTGGCCGCCTGGCAGGGGGATACGGATATTTTTATCTATCCCGGCTACAGGTTCAAAATCGCCGATGCTTTGATGACCAATTTCCATCTGCCGAAATCGACGCTGATGATGCTGGTCTCTGCCCTGATGGGGGCGGGCCGGATCAGGGAAATCTATGCCCATGCGATTGATCATGAATATCGGTTTTTTTCGTACGGGGACGCCTCTTTGCTGATTCCGTCGCAGATGTGA